The proteins below come from a single Drosophila kikkawai strain 14028-0561.14 chromosome 3R, DkikHiC1v2, whole genome shotgun sequence genomic window:
- the jigr1 gene encoding uncharacterized protein jigr1 isoform X2 — translation MENLSHLYPPSLPKGRGRPRATYAQTGEFDLGLIREYRSRPVLYDRTNKRFKDKLFVAQQWEQISHKLGYDATSLRDRMITLRNRYNIEKRRVENGLSTQASQWPLFESLQFLGDHIRPRRSFKNMCKLEDDEEPYEVDESDSNGHMMSVKDEMEEDSEIFDCEQTLPVTTVLGIPLNNSDEIKSQRQLNGSDVASNGKNYNHFTGSYQRRQNVQPEYITSSPIVHKSNSGKRGAQLEEHPAKRNKASSEESQHLSTFPSFYPAPLPPAYAKFHGFGEFMVHSLCDMSPAIALRLVQKFTRELVQTSLRNEDSGSSSSKRKPDQSDPVDPVDQSSESQEEEEDE, via the exons ATGGAGAACCTGTCGCACCTGTATCCCCCATCACTGCCCAAGGGTCGTGGCCGGCCAAGGGCCACCTACGCTCAGACGGGAGAGTTCGATCTGGGTTTGATTCGGGAGTACCGATCCCGCCCAGTCCTGTACGATCGCACCAACAAGCGTTTCAAGGACAAGCTGTTTGTGGCCCAACAATGGGAACAGATCTCCCACAAGCTGGGTTACGATG CCACCAGTCTGAGAGATCGCATGATTACGCTGAGAAACCGCTATAACATTGAGAAGCGACGCGTCGAGAACGGACTCTCTACACAGGCGTCGCAGTGGCCGCTGTTCGAGAGCCTCCAGTTTCTGGGCGATCACATACGGCCTAGGCGCAGCTTCAAGAATATGTGCAAGCTGGAGGATGACGAGGAGCCGTACGAGGTGGACGAGAGCGATAGCAATGGGCATATGATGAGCGTCAAGGACGAGATGGAGGAGGATAGCGAGATCTTTGATTGCGAACAAACGCTGCCAGTTACCACAGTGCTGGG GATTCCCCTAAACAATTCTGATGAGATTAAAAGCCAACGCCAGCTGAATGGCAGCGATGTGGCGTCCAATGGCAAGAATTACAATCACTTTACAGGGAGCTACCAGCGGCGGCAAAACGTACAGCCCGAGTACATCACCAGTAGTCCCATTGTCCACAAGAGCAACAGTGGCAAACGTGGAGCACAGCTTGAGGAGCACCCGGCGAAGCGCAATAAGGCATCATCAGAGGAGTCACAACATTTATCCACATTTCCTTCCTTCTACCCCGCGCCCTTGCCACCGGCCTATGCCAAGTTCCATGGCTTTGGCGAGTTTATGGTCCACTCCCTGTGCGACATGTCGCCGGCCATAGCCCTACGTCTGGTGCAAAAGTTCACCCGCGAACTGGTTCAGACCTCGCTGCGCAACGAGGatagcggcagcagcagcagcaaacggAAGCCGGATCAATCGGATCCAGTCGATCCGGTCGATCAGAGCAGCGAGtcgcaggaggaggaggaggacgagtaG
- the jigr1 gene encoding uncharacterized protein jigr1 isoform X1, protein MEPSCDLKKESIDVETGAAGAKGAEGMENLSHLYPPSLPKGRGRPRATYAQTGEFDLGLIREYRSRPVLYDRTNKRFKDKLFVAQQWEQISHKLGYDATSLRDRMITLRNRYNIEKRRVENGLSTQASQWPLFESLQFLGDHIRPRRSFKNMCKLEDDEEPYEVDESDSNGHMMSVKDEMEEDSEIFDCEQTLPVTTVLGIPLNNSDEIKSQRQLNGSDVASNGKNYNHFTGSYQRRQNVQPEYITSSPIVHKSNSGKRGAQLEEHPAKRNKASSEESQHLSTFPSFYPAPLPPAYAKFHGFGEFMVHSLCDMSPAIALRLVQKFTRELVQTSLRNEDSGSSSSKRKPDQSDPVDPVDQSSESQEEEEDE, encoded by the exons ATGGAACCATCTTGTGATTTAAAAAAGGAGAGCATCGACGTGGAAACCGGAGCAGCGGGAGCCAAAGGAGCTGAGGGCATGGAGAACCTGTCGCACCTGTATCCCCCATCACTGCCCAAGGGTCGTGGCCGGCCAAGGGCCACCTACGCTCAGACGGGAGAGTTCGATCTGGGTTTGATTCGGGAGTACCGATCCCGCCCAGTCCTGTACGATCGCACCAACAAGCGTTTCAAGGACAAGCTGTTTGTGGCCCAACAATGGGAACAGATCTCCCACAAGCTGGGTTACGATG CCACCAGTCTGAGAGATCGCATGATTACGCTGAGAAACCGCTATAACATTGAGAAGCGACGCGTCGAGAACGGACTCTCTACACAGGCGTCGCAGTGGCCGCTGTTCGAGAGCCTCCAGTTTCTGGGCGATCACATACGGCCTAGGCGCAGCTTCAAGAATATGTGCAAGCTGGAGGATGACGAGGAGCCGTACGAGGTGGACGAGAGCGATAGCAATGGGCATATGATGAGCGTCAAGGACGAGATGGAGGAGGATAGCGAGATCTTTGATTGCGAACAAACGCTGCCAGTTACCACAGTGCTGGG GATTCCCCTAAACAATTCTGATGAGATTAAAAGCCAACGCCAGCTGAATGGCAGCGATGTGGCGTCCAATGGCAAGAATTACAATCACTTTACAGGGAGCTACCAGCGGCGGCAAAACGTACAGCCCGAGTACATCACCAGTAGTCCCATTGTCCACAAGAGCAACAGTGGCAAACGTGGAGCACAGCTTGAGGAGCACCCGGCGAAGCGCAATAAGGCATCATCAGAGGAGTCACAACATTTATCCACATTTCCTTCCTTCTACCCCGCGCCCTTGCCACCGGCCTATGCCAAGTTCCATGGCTTTGGCGAGTTTATGGTCCACTCCCTGTGCGACATGTCGCCGGCCATAGCCCTACGTCTGGTGCAAAAGTTCACCCGCGAACTGGTTCAGACCTCGCTGCGCAACGAGGatagcggcagcagcagcagcaaacggAAGCCGGATCAATCGGATCCAGTCGATCCGGTCGATCAGAGCAGCGAGtcgcaggaggaggaggaggacgagtaG